In a genomic window of Phyllostomus discolor isolate MPI-MPIP mPhyDis1 chromosome 5, mPhyDis1.pri.v3, whole genome shotgun sequence:
- the CASZ1 gene encoding LOW QUALITY PROTEIN: zinc finger protein castor homolog 1 (The sequence of the model RefSeq protein was modified relative to this genomic sequence to represent the inferred CDS: inserted 1 base in 1 codon), translating into MKVDYLSEFGFRLSDYEFGTKARRMDLGTAEGTRGTEPPAGRPAMAAKRKGGLKLNAICAKLSRQVVVEKGAEAGAHAEGSPRRPQDKERGGAEPGAARAPRSEEDNRRAVIEKWVNGEYSEEPAPAPVLGRAAREGLELPPEGVYMVQPRGCSDEEDHGEEPPKDGGAVAEKDSDRAASKDDGGPSAKQASGEASSLRDYAATTMTEFLGMFGYDDQNTRDELARKISFEKLRAGPTAEAAASSTLPPAEDALSKRARFSKYEEYIRKLKAGEQLSWPAHGAKAEDRAGKEALGPLPGLRLPGTTAHLETKATILPLPSHGGVPMQGLAARASKYDFFIQKLKTGEHLRPQNGSTYKKPSKYDLENVKYLHLFKPGEGSPDMGGAIAFKTGKVGRPSKYDVRAIQKPGPAKAPPAPSLAPAPLASVPSAPSAAGPGPEPPASLPFSAPEYLKSAFSKTDSITTGTVSTVKNGLPTDKPAVTEDVNIYQKYIARFSGSQHCGHIHCAYQYREHYHCLDPECNYQRFTSKQDVIRHYNMHKKRDNSLQHGFMRFSPLDDCSVYYHGCHLNGKSTHYHCMQVGCNKVYTSTSDVMTHENFHKKNTQLINDGFQRFRATEDCGTADCQFYGQKTTHFHCRRPGCTFTFKNKCDIEKHKSYHIKDDAYAKDGFKKFYKYEECKYEGCVYSKATNHFHCIRAGCGFTFTSTSQMTSHKRKHERRHVRAASGVLGLPPALLGAKDTEHEESSNDDLVDFSALSSKNSSLSASPTSQQSSASLAAASAATAAEAVPSATAKPPNSKISGLLSQGLPGSIPLALALSNSGLPTAAPYFSTLPGRGSTSLPVGTPGLMAAMSSGAVASATPDTPALAASGAGGDSGPAAASVSVPPASIMERISASKGLISPMMARLAAAALKPSATFDPGNGQQASPARFAPAPLKQEPGESSGTPGPLEASQDRSVDLTVKEPSNESNGHAVPANSSLLSSLMNKMTQGSPNHGSLLNIKTEAEGSPAAESSPFPGKAAKALAQEKLSEPWKVYLRRFGTKDFCDAQCDFLHKAHFHCAVEECGALFSTLDGAVKHANFHFRTEGGAVKGNSEASFPASAAETKPSLAPTSPPAPPITTATVSSLEGPTPSLAAVPSTPTLLAWKQLASTIPQMPQIPASVPHLPTSPLATTSLENAKPQVKPGFLQFQENDPCLATDCKYASKFHFHCLFGNCKYVCKTSGKAESHCLDHINPNNHLGNVRDQFAYYSLQCLCPSQHCEFRMRGHYHCLRAGCYFVTNITTKLPWHIKKHEKAERRAANGFKYFTKREECGRLGCKYNQVNSHFHCIREGCQFSFLLKHQMTSHARKHMRRMLGKNFDRVPTSQAPPSLMDTETDEYMDYTGCSPGAVSSESSTMDRSCSSTPVGNESTAAGNTISMPTASGAKKRFWIIEDMSPFGKRRKTASSRKMLDEGMMLEGFRRFDLYEDCKDAACQFSLKVTHYHCTRENCGYKFCGRTHMYKHAQHHDRVDNLVLDDFKRFKASLSCHFADCPFSGTSTHFHCLRCRFRCTDSTKVTAHRKHHGKQDVISAAGFCQFSSSADCAVPDCKYKLKCSHFHCTYPGCRHTVVGMSQMDSHKRKHEKQERGEPGSEGPAPGPAGGLDSSLSLGTEPGGSLLFLQTAAAGLGLGLGDAGEPAPPDGPAPREGPAAPAPALGPSPAAGESSQEDEEEELELNEEEAEDDEDDDEDDEDDEEEDEDDEEEDDEDLRTDSEESLSEAGPXARSPERAALGAPAPPAPPEPSAPASPASP; encoded by the exons CTGAAGGCACCCGGGGCACCGAGCCGCCCGCAGGCAGGCCCGCGATGGCGGCCAAGCGCAAGGGCGGCCTGAAACTCAACGCCATCTGCGCCAAGCTGAGCCGCCAGGTGGTGGTGGAGAAGGGGGCAGAGGCCGGCGCCCACGCCGAGGGCAGCCCCCGGCGGCCCCAGGACAAAGAGCGCGGTGGCGCCGAGCCGGGGGCGGCCCGGGCCCCCCGCAGCGAGGAAGACAACAGGCGGGCGGTGATCGAGAAGTGGGTGAACGGGGAGTACAGCGAGGAGCCGGCGCCCGCGCCCGTGCTGGGCCGGGCCGCCCGCGAGGGCCTGGAGCTGCCGCCCGAGGGCGTCTACATGGTGCAGCCGCGGGGCTGCAGTGACGAGGAGGACCACGGCGAGGAGCCCCCCAAGGACGGCGGCGCGGTGGCGGAGAAGGACTCGGACCGGGCGGCCTCCAAGGACGACGGCGGCCCCAGCGCCAAGCAGGCGTCAG GAGAGGCCTCGTCCCTGCGGGACTACGCGGCCACCACCATGACCGAGTTCCTCGGCATGTTCGGCTACGACGACCAGAACACGCGAGACGAGCTGGCCCGGAAGATCAGCTTCGAGAAGCTGCGCGCGGGCCCCACAGCCGAGGCGGCCGCCTCCTCCACGCTGCCCCCGGCGGAGGACGCCCTGAGCAAGCGGGCGCGCTTCTCCAAGTACGAGGAGTACATCCGGAAGCTGAAGGCGGGCGAGCAGCTGTCCTGGCCGGCGCACGGCGCCAAGGCGGAGGACCGGGCCGGCAAGGAGGCGCTGGGCCCCCTGCCCGGCCTGCGGCTGCCTGGCACCACGGCGCACCTGGAGACCAAGGCCACCATCCTGCCGCTGCCCTCGCACGGCGGCGTCCCCATGCAGGGCCTGGCGGCCCGCGCCTCCAAGTACGACTTCTTCATCCAGAAACTGAAGACGGGCGAGCACCTGCGGCCCCAGAACGGGAGCACCTACAAGAAGCCGTCCAAGTACGACCTGGAGAACGTCAAGTACCTGCACCTCTTCAAGCCCGGCGAGGGCAGCCCCGACATGGGCGGCGCCATCGCCTTCAAGACCGGCAAGGTGGGCCGCCCCTCCAAGTACGACGTCCGGGCCATCCAGAAGCCGGGCCCCGCCAAGGCTccgcccgcccccagcctggCGCCCGCTCCCCTGGCCAGCGTGCCCAGCGCCCCCAGCGCCGCCGGCCCGGGGCCCGAGCCGCCCGCCTCCCTGCCCTTCAGCGCCCCCGAGTACCTGAAGTCGGCCTTCTCCAAAACAGACTCCATCACCACGGGGACCGTTTCCACTGTCAA GAACGGATTGCCCACAGATAAACCAGCTGTCACCGAAGATGTAAACATTTACCAGAAATATATTGCCAG GTTCTCGGGCAGCCAGCACTGCGGCCACATCCACTGTGCCTACCAGTACCGCGAGCACTACCACTGCCTCGACCCCGAGTGCAACTACCAG CGGTTCACGAGCAAGCAGGACGTGATCCGGCACTACAACATGCACAAGAAGCGGGACAACTCCCTGCAGCACGGCTTCATGCGCTTCAGCCCGCTGGACGACTGCAGCGTCTACTACCACGGCTGCCACCTCAACGGGAAGAGCACCCACTACCACTGCATGCAG GTGGGCTGTAACAAGGTGTACACGAGCACGTCGGACGTGATGACGCACGAGAACTTCCACAAGAAGAACACCCAGCTCATCAACGACGGCTTCCAGCGCTTCCGAGCCACCGAGGACTGCGGCACGGCCGACTGCCAGTTCTACGGGCAGAAGACCACCCACTTCCACTGCAG GCGCCCCGGCTGCACCTTCACCTTCAAGAACAAGTGCGACATCGAGAAGCACAAGAGCTACCACATCAAAGACGACGCCTACGCCAAGGACGGCTTCAAGAAGTTCTACAAGTACGAGGAGTGCAAGTACGAGGGCTGCGTCTACAGCAAGGCCACCAACCACTTCCACTGCATCCGCGCCGGCTGCGGCTTCACCTTCACCTCCACCAGCCAGATGACCTCGCACAAGCGCAAGCACGAGCGCCGGCACGTCCGCGCCGCCTCGGGCGTGCTGGGGCTGCCGCCCGCGCTGCTGGGCGCCAAGGACACGGAGCACGAGGAGTCCAGCAACGACGACCTGGTGGACTTCTCTGCCCTGAGCAGCAAGAACTCCAGCCTCAGCGCCTCCCCCACCAGCCAGCAGTCCTCCGCCTCCCTGGCCGCCGCCTCGGCCGCCACCGCCGCCGAGGCCGTGCCCAGCGCCACCGCCAAGCCTCCCAACAGCAAGATCTCGGGGCTGCTGTCCCAGGGCCTGCCCGGCTCCATCCCCCTGGCGCTGGCCCTCTCCAACTCGGGCCTGCCCACCGCGGCACCCTACTTCTCCACTCTCCCGGGCCGCGGGAGCACCTCCCTGCCTGTGGGCACCCCCGGCCTCATGGCCGCCATGTCGTCAGGGGCAGTGGCCTCGGCGACCCCCGACACACCCGCTCTGGCCGCCTCGGGAGCCGGTGGTGACTCAGGCCCCGCCGCCGCCTCTGTCTCGGTGCCCCCCGCCTCCATCATGGAGAGGATCTCCGCCAGCAAGGGCCTCATCTCGCCCATGATGGCCAGGCTGGCCGCGGCCGCGCTCAAGCCGTCTGCCACCTTTGATCCAG gaAATGGGCAGCAGGCCAGTCCAGCCAGGTTTGCCCCGGCCCCACTGAAGCAGGAGCCCGGGGAGAGCTCGggcaccccagggcccctggaGGCCTCGCAGGACCGCAGCGTGGACCTGACCGTGAAGGAGCCCAG CAATGAATCAAATGGCCACGCAGTCCCTGCAAATTCATCTCTTTTATCCTCGCTTATGAATAAG ATGACTCAGGGCAGCCCCAACCACGGCAGCCTGTTGAACATCAAGACGGAAGCGGAGGGGAGCCCCGCCGCCGAGTCCTCGCCCTTCCCCGGCAAGGCCGCCAAGGCGCTGGCGCAGGAGAAACTGTCCGAGCCCTGGAAGGTGTACCTCCGCAG GTTCGGCACCAAGGACTTCTGTGACGCCCAGTGTGACTTCCTGCACAAGGCCCACTTCCACTGCGCCGTGGAGGAGTGCGGCGCGCTTTTCAGCACCCTGGACGGGGCCGTCAAGCACGCCAA CTTCCACTTCCGGACGGAGGGAGGAGCCGTGAAAGGGAACTCGGAGGCTTCCTTCCCGGCCTCGGCCGCCGAGACCAAACCTTCCTTGGCCCCCACGTCCCCTCCGGCGCCTCCCATCACCACGGCCACGGTGTCCTCCCTGGAGGGGCCGACCCCCAGCCTGGCCGCggtgccctccacccccaccctgctcgCCTGGAAGCAGCTGGCTTCCACCATCCCGCAGATGCCTCAGATTCCAGCGTCCGTGCCTCACCTGCCCACTTCGCCCTTGGCAACGACCTCTCTAGAGAATGCCAAGCCCCAGGTCAAACCCGGATTCCTCCAGTTCCAGGAGAA CGACCCCTGCCTGGCGACGGACTGCAAGTACGCCAGCAAGTTCCACTTCCACTGCCTCTTCGGGAACTGCAAGTACGTCTGCAAGACCTCGGGCAAGGCCGAGTCCCACTGCCTGGACCACATCAACCCCAACAACCACCTGGGGAACGTGCGCGACCAGTTCGCCTACTACTCGCTGCAGTGTCTCTGCCCCAGCCAG cacTGCGAGTTCCGGATGCGCGGGCACTACCACTGCCTGCGGGCCGGCTGCTACTTCGTGACCAACATCACCACCAAGCTGCCGTGGCACATAAAGAAGCACGAGAAGGCCGAGCGGCGGGCGGCCAACGGGTTCAAGTACTTCACCAAGCGCGAGGAGTGCGGCCGGCTAg GCTGCAAGTACAACCAGGTGAACAGCCACTTCCACTGCATCCGGGAGGGCTGCCAGTTCTCCTTCCTGCTCAAGCACCAGATGACCTCCCACGCCCGGAAGCACATGCGGCGGATGCTGGGGAAGAACTTCGACCGGGTGCCCACCTCCCAG GCCCCCCCGAGCCTGATGGACACGGAGACGGACGAGTACATGGACTACACCGGCTGCAGCCCGGGCGCCGTGTCCTCTGAGTCGTCCACCATGGACCGGAGCTGCTCCAGCACCCCCGTGGGCAACGAGAGCACCGCGGCAG ggaacACCATCTCCATGCCCACAGCCTCGGGGGCCAAGAAGCGCTTCTGGATCATTGAGGACATGTCCCCCTTCGGGAAGCGGCGCAAGACGGCCTCCTCGCGCAAGATGCTGGACGAGGGCATGATGCTGGAGGGCTTCCGGCGCTTCGACCTCTACGAGGACTGCAAGGATGCGGCCTGCCAGTTCTCGCTCAAGGTCACCCACTACCACTGCACGCGCGAGAACTGCGGCTACAAGTTCTGCGGGCGCACGCACATGTACAAGCACGCGCAGCACCACGACCGCGTGGACAACCTTGTGCTGGACGACTTCAAGCGCTTCAAGGCCTCGCTCAGCTGCCACTTCGCCGACTGCCCGTTCTCAGGCACCAGCACGCACTTCCACTGCCTGCGCTGCCGCTTCCGCTGCACCGACAGCACCAAGGTCACGGCGCACCGCAAGCACCACGGCAAGCAGGACGTGATCAGCGCGGCCGGCTTCTGCCAGTTCAGCTCGAGCGCCGACTGCGCCGTGCCGGACTGCAAGTACAAGCTCAAGTGCTCGCACTTCCACTGCACGTACCCGGGCTGCCGCCACACGGTCGTGGGCATGTCCCAGATGGACTCGCACAAGCGCAAGCACGAGAAGCAGGAGCGAGGCGAGCCCGGCTCCGAGGGCCCCGCGCCCGGCCCGGCCGGCGGCCTGGACAGCTCGCTGTCGCTGGGCACCGAGCCTGGGGGCTCCCTGCTCTTCCTGCAGACGGCTGCCgccggcctgggcctggggctgggcgaCGCGGGCGAACCTGCGCCGCCCGACGGCCCGGCGCCCCGCGAGGGCCCCgccgcgcccgcgcccgcgctCGGCCCCAGCCCCGCGGCCGGGGAGTCGTCgcaggaggacgaggaggaggagctggagctgaacgaggaggaggcggaggacgACGAGGACGACGACGAGGACGACGAGGACGACGAGGAGGAGGACGAGGACGACGAGGAGGAGGACGACGAGGACCTGC